The following coding sequences lie in one Manis javanica isolate MJ-LG chromosome X, MJ_LKY, whole genome shotgun sequence genomic window:
- the BMP15 gene encoding bone morphogenetic protein 15 encodes MVLLSILRIFLLWGLVLFMEHKVQMAKVGQPSTALLEEALTLPLIQKLLEEAPGEQQRKPRVLGHPLQYMLDLYQRSADARGHPRENRTIGATMVRLIRPLTNVVKQLRGPWHIQTLDFPLRPNQVAYQLVRATVVYRHQIHLAHFYLSCHLEPWVQKSLTNHFPSSRRGSPKPFQLSNAWTEMDVTQHVQQRHWNHKGLRDLRLRFMCQQQKGSEVLYLWWHGTSSLDTAFLLLYFNDTHKSVQKANPLTRGLEKFMERDSSLLLRKARQAGNTASEVPGPSWRNDGHERNQCSLYPFQVSFHQLGWDHWIIAPHLYTPNYCKGACPRVLHYGLNSPNHAIIQNLVNELVDQSVPQPSCVPYKYVPISILLIEANGNILYKEYEDMIAQSCTCR; translated from the exons ATGGTCCTCCTTAGCATCCTTAGAATCTTTCTTCTTTGGGGACTGGTGCTTTTTATGGAACACAAAGTCCAAATGGCAAAGGTAGGGCAGCCCTCTACTGCCCTCCTGGAAGAGGCCCTTACCTTGCCCCTGATTCAGAAGCTGCTAGAAGAAGCCCCTGGAGAGCAGCAGAGGAAGCCACGAGTCCTGGGGCATCCTTTACAGTACATGCTGGACTTGTACCAGCGTTCAGCTGACGCACGTGGACACCCTAGGGAGAACCGCACCATTGGGGCCACCATGGTGAGGCTGATAAGGCCCTTGACCAATGTAGTGAAGCAGCTCAGAG GTCCCTGGCATATACAGACCCTAGACTTTCCTTTGAGACCAAACCAGGTAGCATACCAACTAGTCAGAGCCACTGTGGTTTACCGCCATCAAATCCATCTAGCTCATTTCTACCTCTCTTGCCACCTGGAGCCCTGGGTCCAGAAAAGCCTGACCAACCACTTTCCTTCCTCTAGAAGAGGTTCTCCAAAGCCTTTCCAGCTGTCCAACGCTTGGACAGAGATGGATGTCACACAACATGTTCAGCAAAGGCACTGGAATCACAAGGGGCTCAGGGATCTACGACTCCGCTTCATGTGTCAGCAGCAAAAAGGTAGTGAGGTTCTTTACCTCTGGTGGCATGGCACTTCATCCTTGGACACTGCCTTCTTGTTACTCTATTTCAATGATACTCATAAAAGTGTTCAGAAGGCCAATCCTCTCACTAGAGGCCTGGAGAAGTTTATGGAAAGGGACTCTTCTCTTCTCTTGCGGAAGGCCCGGCAAGCAGGCAATACTGCATCTGAGGTTCCTGGTCCCTCCTGGAGGAATGATGGACATGAAAGAAACCAGTGTTCCCTCTACCCTTTCCAAGTCAGCTTCCACCAGCTGGGCTGGGATCACTGGATCATTGCTCCCCATCTCTATACCCCAAACTACTGTAAGGGAGCCTGCCCTCGGGTACTACATTATGGTCTCAATTCTCCCAATCATGCCATCATCCAGAATCTTGTCAATGAGCTGGTAGACCAAAGCGTCCCTCAGCCCTCCTGTGTCCCTTATAAGTATGTTCCCATTAGCATCCTTCTGATTGAGGCAAATGGGAATATCTTGTACAAGGAGTATGAGGATATGATTGCTCAGTCCTGCACATGCAGGTGA